The Mytilus galloprovincialis chromosome 7, xbMytGall1.hap1.1, whole genome shotgun sequence genome has a window encoding:
- the LOC143081625 gene encoding atrial natriuretic peptide receptor 1-like → MKYLHSSALKCHGSLRSSNCVVDGRFVVKISDFGLPSFSDDIVMESEKSRKMYHKLWIAPEHLRNPSLIGGSRKGDVYSFGIIMQEVITRSPPFDCCTEVIETDEIIARVASKEKPPYRPNFAADDCPASVHTLTAMCWTDDPDDRPEFPAILKLIRKQTGGKEDDLVDSLLRRMERYTLNLEEIVEERTGQLAAEKKRSDELLYQILPQSVANELRLGKFVTPEWFDSVTIYFSDIVGFTELSGSSSPMEVISLLNDLYSNFDSIIETMDVYKVETIGDAYMVVSGLPIRNGSDHAAAICRLSLELRQQIQNFEIRHRPGQKLRLRIGIHTGPCVAGVVGLKMPRYCLFGDTVNVASRMESNGEACKIHISSNTKEILDSSFDVEERGQLNIKGKGVMSTYWLLSEKNTTTKLSSISITDLNV, encoded by the exons ATGAAGTATTTGCACAGTTCAGCTTTGAAATGTCATGGATCTTTACGCTCTTCCAATTGTGTCGTTGATGGAAGATTTGTAGTAAAGATATCGGACTTTGGACTCCCATCGTTTAGTGATGATATTGTTATGGAAAGCGAAAAGTCTCGAAAGATGTATCACA aactTTGGATAGCACCAGAACACTTACGAAATCCGTCTTTAATTGGTGGTAGTAGAAAAGGGGATGTTTACAGTTTCGGAATAATAATGCAAGAGGTGATAACACGGTCACCACCGTTCGATTGTTGTACTGAAGTCATAGAGACAGATG aGATAATTGCAAGAGTTGCATCAAAAGAGAAACCACCTTATAGGCCTAACTTTGCGGCTGATGATTGTCCTGCCAGTGTACATACACTGACGGCGATGTGTTGGACAGATGATCCTGATGATCGGCCGGAATTTCCTGCTATTTTAAAACTGATACGAAAACAGACGGG tgGTAAAGAAGATGATCTGGTCGATTCTTTATTACGGAGAATGGAAAGATATACGTTGAACTTAGAGGAAATAGTAGAGGAAAGAACAGGTCAGCTCGCTGCAGAGAAAAAACGTTCAGATGAGTTATTATACCAAATATTACCACA ATCGGTTGCTAATGAGCTAAGGCTAGGAAAATTTGTTACACCAGAATGGTTTGACAGTGTAACGATATATTTTAGTGATATAGTGGGTTTTACAGAATTATCAGGCAGTAGTTCGCCGATGGAG GTTATATCTCTACTCAATGACTTATACTCAAATTTTGACAGCATTATAGAAACAATGGACGTATATAAG GTTGAAACAATAGGGGATGCATATATGGTAGTTTCAGGACTCCCTATAAGAAATGGAAGTGATCATGCAGCGGCAATATGCAGATTGTCCTTAGAATTACGCCAGCAAATCCAAAATTTCGAAATACGACATCGTCCTGGCCAAAAACTCAGGTTGAGAATTGGAATTCACACAG GTCCATGTGTTGCTGGAGTTGTTGGATTGAAGATGCCTCGATACTGTTTGTTTGGCGACACTGTAAATGTTGCTTCCAGAATGGAATCAAATGGTGAAG catgtaaaaTACATATTAGTAGCAACACTAAAGAAATTCTAGACAGTAGCTTTGATGTGGAAGAAAGAGGACAGCTTAACATAAAG GGGAAAGGAGTAATGAGCACTTACTGGTTGCTATCGGAAAAGAATACAACGACAAAGTTATCATCAATTAGTATTACAGACTTAAACGTATGA